The Primulina huaijiensis isolate GDHJ02 chromosome 10, ASM1229523v2, whole genome shotgun sequence region AAAAATACTAAAGAGAAGGTTTCAGAAGTTGGTAATAATAAAGAGATGAAAGAGTTCTTTCAAGATATGGAAGACACGCGTTCTTGTGATACAGAATATGTGGATATGAACAACAAAGACAATTCTGCTCGGTACTTGGGTAAGAACGAAAAGGGGCGGCAACCCACAATTGCCACTGGTTCTCAATGAAGGTAGCTTGTTGGAATGTTAGAGGTTTTCACAAACCTCTAAAACAAAATAGTGTGCAATCTATTATGGGCACTCTTCGTATTGATGTTTTTGGTATTCTTGAATCGAATTTTGATGTTAATGCTCTTAATAGCATGCTTCGGGTGCGGTTCCAAGGTATGAATGTAGTTCACAATTTTCAGCTTAATTCCAGGGGCCGAATTTTTGTTTTATGGAACCCAAATAATGTTGATCCACATGTTATTGGTATGAGTGAGCAACATATTCATGTTAGAATTACTTGTCACAAGACAAAGTTCGGGTTTTTGGCTTCTTTTGTGTATGGTTTCAATACTATCTGCCAACGGAGAATCTTATGGAATGACGTGACTTTTTTTTGTTCTAATTGCCATGCTCCTTGGATTCGATTGGGAGACTTTAATAATGTTTTGGCTCAGCAAGAAAAGAAAGGAGGTTTACAGGTCAagaattatgaaattaaagattttgtgACTTGTGTAAACTCTATTGATCTATCTGATCTTTCTTATGTTGGTTGCTTCTATACATGGTCTAGTCCCACGGTTTGCAGCAAATTGGATGGGGTACTTTTTAACAATGCTTGGCTTACATCGAATGTTAATGGTATTGCTGAATTTGTGGTGCCGGGTTGTGTTTCGGATCATTCACTAGCTATAGTGTCTTTTCTTGATAATACACTGCCTAAGAAAAGACCCTTCAAATTTTTCAATATGTGGGTCTTGAATGCGAATTTTGAATCTTTAGTTCAGAGTAATTGGAAGCGCAGGGACTTTGGTACAGCTCAATTTCGATTAAAGCAATTGTTCAACTCTCTCAAACGGCCACTTCAGAGACTTAACCAAAATCATTTCAGTCATATTTCGGCTAGGGCTACTCAAGTGAAGAAAGAACTAATGGATTTACAGGGTGTTTTGTTGACTATTGGTGTTATGCAAGATAGATACAAAGAGACTAAGAGAAAAGTCAAGATCTTGTTGGAAGCAGAAAGATTATTCATTGCAcaaaaagcaaaaatcaaatacaCTCAACAAGGTGACCGATGCACAAAATTCTTTCATGATCTCATTAAGAGAAACAACAAGCGTATTGCCATTGTAGCCATTCGAAAAGCTGATGGACGTACAACCATGCATCAAGGTGAAATTGCTCAAGAGTTTATTAGTTTTTAAGCTTCTGCTGGGTTCGAAGATTAATATAGCGCCACTTGTTGTTGAGTCTATATTATCTAGGCCGTTAGTTCCTTCAGATTGCTGGCAAGAATTAACGAGCTTACCGACTCAAGCTGAAGTTGTTGAGGCAGTGTTTGATATTGACAATGACAAAGCTCCGGGTCTCGACGGGTACAGCTCCTTCTTTTTCAAAAGTTCTTGGCATATTATTGGGGAAGATGTTTTTAATGCAGTGCTTGAGTTCTTCAAAAATGGGCGTATTTTGAACAGCGGAATCGTTCAATTATATCATTAATACCGAAGACACCTGGAGCATCATCAGTGCATGATTATAGACCTATCTCTTGTTGTACTGTGTTTTACAATATCATCTCGAAAATACTTGTGAGCATATTGAGGACCGTGATTGGAAAGGTGGTTGATGGAGCGCAAACAGGTTTCATTGAAGGTCGATCGATAGTGGATATTATTCATCTCGCCCAAGAACTACTCAGGAAATATTCTAGGAAGCGAGGATCACCTAGATGCATGCTTAAAATTGATCTTCAGAAGGCCTATGACACAGTTGACTGGTGTTTCTTAAAGGGATCGGAGTTCTCACTCACTTAAATTTTCCATGTTCTTTTATCAACTGGATTATGGAATGTGTTTCCACGACTTCTTTTTCTATTGTCATTAATGGGCACTTTCATGGGCATTTTGAAGGCAAGAGAGGACTTCGACAAGGTGATCCGCTATTCCCTTATTTATTTGCTTTATGCATTGAAGTTCTTTCTCGAGAATTGAAGATGATGGCTCGTAATCAGATTTTCGGGTATCATCCTAAGTGTAAAAACTTAGGAATCACCCATCTAACTTATGCtgatgatttattattattatctcgAGGTGATTCTCGTAGTGTCTCTTTGATGATGGCTTGCATGAATAGATTTGGGGATATGGCGGGCCTTCGAATCAATATACTGAAATCTAATGTTTACATGGCTAGTGTTCCTGACGTTATGAGATAGGAAATCCTTGATATTACTGGTTTTGCTCTTGGAAATCTTCCATTCAGATATTTAGGAGTGCCTCTTGCGTCCAAACAACTTAGGGCTTCGGATTACAGCCCCCTAGTCGACACCATTTCAACTAAGATCAGCTCTTGGCCACGTCATTCACTGTCTTATGCGGGTAAGCTTGAGCTTATCAGGTCAGTTGTTCAGGGTATTGAGTGTTTCTGGTTATCTATTCTTCTTCTACCCTTGTGCGTTATTGATGCAATATATTCGTTATGTTGGAAATTTGTGTGGCCTACTAAACATCCACCCATTGCTTGGCACACTCTATGCAAACCAATTGAAGCAGGTGGCTTGGGCCTAAAGAATTTGAAAGCTTGGAACAAAGCTTTATTGGCAAAAACACTTTGGA contains the following coding sequences:
- the LOC140986567 gene encoding uncharacterized protein, with the translated sequence MGTLRIDVFGILESNFDVNALNSMLRVRFQGMNVVHNFQLNSRGRIFVLWNPNNVDPHVIGMSEQHIHVRITCHKTKFGFLASFVYGFNTICQRRILWNDVTFFCSNCHAPWIRLGDFNNVLAQQEKKGGLQVKNYEIKDFVTCVNSIDLSDLSYVGCFYTWSSPTVCSKLDGVLFNNAWLTSNVNGIAEFVVPGCVSDHSLAIVSFLDNTLPKKRPFKFFNMWVLNANFESLVQSNWKRRDFGTAQFRLKQLFNSLKRPLQRLNQNHFSHISARATQVKKELMDLQGVLLTIGVMQDRYKETKRKVKILLEAERLFIAQKAKIKYTQQGDRCTKFFHDLIKRNNKRIAIVAIRKADGRTTMHQDCWQELTSLPTQAEVVEAVFDIDNDKAPGLDGYSSFFFKSSWHIIGEDVFNAVLEFFKNGRKRGLRQGDPLFPYLFALCIEVLSRELKMMARNQIFGYLGVPLASKQLRASDYSPLVDTISTKISSWPRHSLSYAGKLELIRSVVQGIECFWLSILLLPLCVIDAIYSLCWKFVWPTKHPPIAWHTLCKPIEAGGLGLKNLKAWNKALLAKTLWNIHNKKDSLCIKWINHVYSHVPNVWSWVWKKRQSPLIKNLIIIRDNLISAHGSAQASIQMLDSWFGVSKGLNRACDFFVAQQHRWPWKPLISKSCILPKHKFILWLLAHRKLLTRDILEYLEDKSCALCNVPDETINHLFFACPITRVIWSSIRSWLHMRKIMGSPSSILAAFRGIYRGSSTINKMKCVALAATVYHTWNIRNKKVFENQLSNINAAVMKIKSHVFRTIDNAAEVIDYLH